Proteins found in one Natranaerovirga pectinivora genomic segment:
- a CDS encoding P-II family nitrogen regulator: protein MENKAITKIDIITRTSKFEELKEALNKIGITGMTVSQVLGCGLQKGKTEYYRGTPYSMDLLPKVKLEIVVCEVPVEEVVRVAKEVLRTGEIGDGKIFIYPVQNVIKIRTGEEGVEAL, encoded by the coding sequence ATGGAAAACAAAGCCATAACTAAGATTGATATTATTACACGCACTAGTAAATTCGAAGAATTAAAAGAAGCATTAAATAAAATTGGGATAACTGGAATGACAGTATCACAAGTATTAGGGTGTGGGTTACAAAAAGGTAAAACAGAATATTATAGGGGGACTCCTTATAGTATGGATTTATTACCAAAAGTTAAATTAGAAATTGTAGTGTGTGAAGTACCAGTAGAAGAAGTTGTTAGAGTTGCAAAAGAAGTTCTTAGAACTGGTGAAATTGGTGATGGAAAAATATTTATATATCCTGTACAAAATGTTATTAAAATCCGTACAGGTGAAGAAGGCGTAGAAGCACTATAA
- a CDS encoding DUF342 domain-containing protein, with product MDNNIIYTNESFELFINQNEVFIKVNNDNCSIPTFNEILTELPRIRITKFISLKEALTNPTKTLISIGEYKPIVEITTSPDKLKAYAIINLNPQEYKQFDKNELIKLIMAFANNKNIIFGLNLERINNHLKPLEKFCIADGVLPINGDDALINLYELQEVKPQIYNDGKVNHYEMNLINKVDKGDWVGERIEPTSGIPGKTVFGTPIPALPGKQLKLIYDKKTISANLSEDEKRTVLTSRKTGAVIYEDGILSVCNCLEISGDVSFETGNIDFDGFVEVKSGIDDNFSVRADNDIQIMGQLGLGAIDTIESRDGNIYIRGGIAGKNKAQIICNGDLYTKFASDCTIICNGTVNIGYYAMNANIKAKEVILESLNSKIIGGSIEADIRVVVGELGNRAEIPTSIKVNGFSKATYKEEYDEMNTTIDTIKDKINYISQSLSVYNTNSLDEKQQKALIDLEITYEKLLKQLKLFQQKRIKYVSYLKSKGDGEIRANKCVYPKVNITINNHSYKNNKLYKAPITYYLKDNELKHS from the coding sequence ATGGATAATAATATAATATACACTAATGAGAGTTTTGAGCTTTTTATAAATCAAAATGAAGTATTCATTAAAGTTAATAATGATAATTGCTCTATTCCCACCTTTAATGAGATTTTAACGGAATTACCTAGAATAAGAATAACAAAATTTATATCACTAAAAGAGGCTCTTACGAACCCAACTAAAACCTTAATAAGTATAGGTGAATATAAACCTATTGTTGAAATAACAACTAGTCCAGATAAATTAAAAGCTTATGCTATTATAAATCTTAACCCACAAGAATATAAACAGTTTGATAAAAATGAGCTGATCAAACTTATTATGGCTTTTGCAAATAATAAAAATATCATATTTGGTCTTAATCTTGAACGAATTAATAACCACCTTAAACCATTGGAGAAGTTTTGTATTGCAGATGGTGTACTACCTATAAATGGTGATGACGCTCTTATAAATTTATACGAGCTTCAAGAAGTTAAGCCTCAAATCTATAATGATGGAAAAGTAAATCATTATGAAATGAATTTAATAAATAAAGTTGATAAAGGGGATTGGGTAGGAGAAAGAATAGAACCCACTTCCGGTATACCCGGTAAAACAGTATTTGGAACACCTATTCCTGCACTACCTGGTAAACAGCTTAAACTAATATATGATAAAAAAACTATATCCGCCAATTTAAGTGAAGATGAAAAAAGAACCGTACTGACTTCTAGAAAAACTGGTGCTGTCATTTATGAAGATGGTATCCTCTCTGTCTGTAATTGTTTAGAAATCTCAGGAGATGTATCATTTGAAACAGGTAATATTGATTTTGATGGATTTGTAGAGGTAAAAAGTGGTATAGATGATAATTTTTCTGTTAGAGCAGATAATGATATTCAAATAATGGGGCAACTTGGGTTAGGTGCCATTGATACAATTGAAAGCAGAGATGGTAACATTTATATAAGAGGCGGTATTGCAGGAAAAAATAAAGCTCAGATCATTTGCAATGGTGACTTATATACTAAATTTGCATCCGACTGTACTATCATTTGCAATGGTACAGTTAATATAGGATATTATGCAATGAATGCTAATATAAAAGCAAAAGAAGTTATTCTAGAATCTTTAAATAGTAAAATTATAGGTGGAAGTATAGAAGCCGATATTAGAGTTGTTGTGGGCGAGTTAGGTAATCGAGCAGAAATACCAACATCTATTAAAGTTAATGGTTTTAGTAAAGCTACATACAAAGAAGAATACGATGAAATGAATACTACTATTGATACTATTAAGGATAAAATAAATTATATATCTCAATCTTTGTCTGTTTATAATACCAATTCCTTAGATGAAAAACAACAAAAAGCACTTATAGATTTAGAAATAACATATGAAAAACTTTTAAAACAACTAAAGCTATTTCAGCAAAAAAGAATAAAATATGTTTCTTATTTAAAGAGTAAAGGCGACGGCGAAATACGTGCTAATAAATGTGTTTACCCAAAGGTCAATATAACTATTAATAATCACAGCTATAAAAATAATAAACTCTATAAAGCGCCAATTACTTACTATCTTAAAGATAATGAATTAAAACACTCATAA